The DNA sequence CTTAACTTCTTTTTTTTAATGGATGATAGTACCCGTCCATGGATGGTAATGTCAGAGAAAGAATTGTTAATGGTCGTTGTTTGGATCACCATCACATACATGGCCTGGCCTGCAAGATGACCTAGAATTTTATTCCCAGTTTCCATGCTTGGGACGAGTGTAGGATATTTCCCCACCAGGACAATTCGCCACATGACATTTCCCCATCAGGACAATTCACCACATGACATTTCCCCACACCTTTAGAAGCATTCGTGCTAATGATGGTCatcagtgattgaaataattttccaGCTCAACCTGACAGCCAGGCTGGTGGCCCTAAAATGTTGCCTGTccatcttgaaagttgcctgcccacctttttaattacttttttttgcaataacttacaaaaaaggcgccattttgtaacaagtacaaacgAGTAAGTCACCCCCTCTTTGATTGGTTCTTATTGAACCATGTGACTACAATCCAATCATAGCGTAGCTTACTAAGCCAACCAGTTTTAGTGTCCTGTTGCTATCGTCACTGGCTGAAGAGTTGTATAATTATGGAATATACTCGTAGCTTTCATTGACCTgtcttaaatcaaaatatagCGTGACAATTAAAATGGAATGATCGTCCTGATAGcgaactgaaagtaggtcaaccttaaaaatttcagccagatcatcgggctggtggagagaatttccagACAGTCCCACTCAAAATTTACCGGCCACGGGCACTCGGGCAGGCCGTTATTTCGATCACTAATGGTCATACATCTTACTCAACACTGCTTCACTGTCCAAAACGTGAACCTAAACGTTAACAGTTTGCTTCATCAATGTAGCGCATTTTGCATGACGGATGTGTGATTTTAGTGATTTGAAAGTCTATTATTGCTCAACACCACTTCATTTTATTAatcgtgtgtacatatatttcaccTTTCTATTTGATCATTCCATGATTAgcaatttaaataaatgaaaatgtaatgacgCTGAAATGTTATGTTACGTTactttttgtgaggagtatatttcacatactgtagatatgagtgagtttacatcGCACTGGCTGCATTTTTCCAAGTTCACGCCCCCAAACAAGTCCATTATAGAAAACAGCCACCGCAGAACAGTTGTTATACACACATTTCTACATTCCGACATAACTTGCAATTTAAAACACACGGGTATACATGTCAAACCGTTCCTAAGTTGAAGAGCTGACTAATCATGACATTTTCAGTCTTGCATTGCGACATCTCTCACATAGGTTTCTTGAAGTATGTCATCTGAAGACCTTATGCGCCCACGATCAGAAAGATTCGTGCATATATTCAGTAGTCCCCGAATTATCATGCTGtaagttgagttgagttttacgccgcacttagcaatattccagctaattaACATGTGTGGGTATTGCTGAAATTATGTTTGAACAGATGCATATCTTAGACTGCATGTTCATACAGAGCGAAATTTGACGACATATATACAACAGAACCTCTTTAGTTTATACAGAAAACTTTGATTaacaaatctgatgaacattTGTGCAAAGAGACAATACTACTTATCAACGATTCGTTCATCTGGAATGTCACATACCGTTTCACTCGAAACAGTTTAAGGGGGTTGTCTGTCCACATAcaccgagtgagtgaggaagtttTACACCGCcataagcaacattccagaaacatcacggCAGAGAACAACCGGAATGGTTTTCACATAATTTAACCTTGTGGGAGGCGTACTCGACAGAttgatgggaatcgaacctattTCTCAATcctgacgagcaaatgctttaaccactataggAGTCTATATGTAATATTTAAGGATGACATGGGCtcagtattacatgtatatgtatgacattTCATAACGAATTCAACGAATTGTAATTTGTTTGACGGATGTGATTGTACCAGTGTTTGAAAGACTAAAACTTTTAACATttaacagacccgtgaagattccgggatagaataggttttaagcaacccgtgcttgtcataaaaggcgaccatgcttgtcgcaagaggcgactgacgggatcaggccactcgctgacttggttgacacatgttatcggttatcaattgcgcagatcgatgctcatgttgttgatcattggattgtttggtccagactcgattatttacagactgccgccatatagctggaatattgctgaatgcggcgtaaaactcagctcactcactcactcttttgtgGTCTGTCAATTATTAAGGTGTTTTAGCGAAACGGTCGAATTGAGCATCGTCGCTATATTTCAGGACAACTGTTCCAATTTCAGTACAACATGCCAACCTCAACAACGACAACAATAAGAAACACAAACTCGGGACGACGGAGACATAGCTTCACGAAGGCGCAGTTGAACAAACTGGAGGCAGCGTTCAAGGAAAATGACGGCTACATCGGGAAATTCGCCAAAGACGACCTTGCTCAGGAGTTAGATATGAACGAAGTCCATGTCAGGGTAAGATAGATATTAATTACACCCGTATTGAGTGAATTTTACGCCTCTTCCAGCAATACTCCACTATCACgacggcggacaccagaaatgggttccccACGCTGTACCCATGTTTCTGCATGGCGACGGAGTGCCTTAACCACAACAGTACCGCACACCCGTATTGATTGTATGCCACTGAAACAACTAGTGTTTGCAAAACGTGAGTGACGAGTGCTAAACGTCGTTTGTACGGAGTTTCGGTAGGGATGTAATAAGGATGTGCCTCTGTTTGATCAATGACAAAATAGCAGAATAGCATGATCCCGGCGTGACGAAGAGAGGCAACTCTGAAAAGGGATGTGCTTCACCTTCCGGAGTTAGGATGTGAAAATTATACAGTTCTCTGTTGGTCGGAGCACTACAAGTGATCAACCTTTTATAATTTGTAACTGAACtcgtcatgtttgtttttttgtgaaagATCCTCCATCCTTTTTGaaagtggtctgtaaataatcaaatatggCCCTTGTAATGTGGTGAatcacatcatgatcatcgCTCTACACAGTTTGGATACGACGACAAGCATCAACCATGTAGGCAAGCCAGACTAGCTGATGCCGCTTTCTTACCTAAATCAAAGAATCTGACAGATGTTCAGCTTGCTTACGATACATGGGAAATTTTAGTCATTTGTTGCACTTTACAGATATGGTTTCAGAACAGAAGGGCGAGAGCTAAACGGCAAATAAAACCAACCTCATCTTTGTTTGCTCATCCGATACAGTCATCAGAAATAAGAACTGCAGTTGCACAATCACCTGCCATGGAAACAACGATAGAGAAAGAAAGTAGAAATTACAGAAAGCTGTTCGACCTGAGCAACCTACAACCATCGCAGAGCATCATAAACACTGGAAGATGCTTTGAACTCAGTAAAAAGGTAGAGCGTCAACAAAATGGACTGAATTCAAATCCCTGCTACACACGGTCTCATACAACTGACATTAGAAAACCGGAAGTTGACAGTCTGTCTTCTGTGGCCGTTAGTCTCGACGAGACATCGGAAAATACTTGCAAATTTAGTGCGTCAGACGTCAGTGGAGTGCAAGGTAAACCCAAACTGGACACAGTTTCTCACCAGATATCAGTCGAAGCACCTGGAATTGTCGACAAACACGCTTCAAGTCCGCTGATGGTTTATAATGTACAGAAATTCAGCCCAACGGCTGTGCCGAGGGTACTTCCGGTGAAAGAAAACCCACGAGAGCATTGTGATGACTCGCATGTCAAGAAAACAGGGACAACACATTTCCTACACGTAAGACCTTCTAGAAAAGTCAGGAAAATTCTTCCCAAACCAGTCCTGTCACCACCCCGTTCAGAAAGACAAGGTGGAGGTCAGCCACAAGATGACGATGGATGTTCAAATGTACCTTCGCCCAATGAGCAGCTATTTCACAGCGGAAACAGTAGTATGTGTCTACCCCACGTGCCAATGTCAACGCAGCTTCCACCCATGTCTGTTGTTCCAGATGAAGATACCCGAGTTCAAGAGGGTTTTACCGGTGAAATCACGGTAAGTATTAAAGCATTAAACTTAACATGTACATTGTACGCCTATGTTTTAGTGAGGAATATACTTTCTTTGTAAAGTGTACTTTGGAACACCAGTGGAACTTCATCCTAGAAATCTTAATTTACTataaaagtgtaatcccaaacataacagTTACAACTGGCATTTTTTAGACAGATCATGCACAAGAGTTTTGATATTGCATCTTAATGGGTTTAAATGATATCATTAACATTCGTTACAAAAGTGACGTTGATAGTCTGGGTTACATGTATGACTAACTCTAGTTTTATTGTGATATAATGAAACTATAAATTGTAACTGCTGTTTCAGTTTGAACCCAAGGAGCACGAGCATTTAAACAACTCCTCCCGACAAGAGCCGAGCCGTTCTGTGGACACTACCGGCATTCAACACCATGTCCTGGATAAAGACGCTTTCTTCAGCGCCATGTGTGAGTTAGACACGAACTGGACTCCACTGCCTGATGATGTGGCTGTGATGTTCAACAGCTACAGGGATAATTCAGACTGTTCAGGGGGTGTCGATATCACAGAGGCTACGGAGCCTGCAGTTATGGAGAAAAACGTTTATTTGCCTATACGTCTGTGTTGATGATTGGTGTGTGAATGGTTGAGAAATTTCATACATCTCGTTTAGAGACACTTTATAACACCCCTCAGGAAATGGTCTGAGCGTCCCTTCTTCACGccagagacccgggttcgattctccatatgggtacaatgggtaCAATATGGTGTCAACCGCGTGTAATGTTGCAAATGCGGctcaaaaccatattcactcactactgTCAATCCAGATATGATGGTTTCATTTGTCGTGTAAGTATTTGAGAGGTTTTGAGACATTTAGGCCGCCACACAACCATGATGCATTATACTATACAGTGTGTTTTAATGCTTGTGTAGATCCAAAATGAAACGGTTTTATTAACATGATTTGGGTTGTGTTAATCTTCTAGAGACGATCTTTCTGAATCATCTGCTTGACAACTTTACAGAAGACAGTGGTTTCTCAGGGGATTTTAATCGATGTATTTAACCTACTGTTGTAATTTGTAGAcgaataaaaacatgaaaatgacaatgtgTTGCATAATTATTCTGTGTACCTGCTATCATAGGTCCGTTATATAATGAAATACAGGTTCAATGTATTGCCAGTCTTGGTCGGAAGCATTACTTCTGTCGGAAGCATTACATTACAAAATGTTCATAATATATTCGTAGAACAGAGCAGAGTTGATTTAAACAAGCATTGTCAGTCAATTtttcttgatatcttgctctttggttgttcaaacacagatattttcaagactgactttgacattgacatgaatgtcatagTGTATCAAATGTGTAAAAAACATTGCATACTGACACACATTCATGGGAAGTCTTGTAAGTCTATGAAGAAA is a window from the Haliotis asinina isolate JCU_RB_2024 chromosome 9, JCU_Hal_asi_v2, whole genome shotgun sequence genome containing:
- the LOC137297261 gene encoding uncharacterized protein, whose translation is MPTSTTTTIRNTNSGRRRHSFTKAQLNKLEAAFKENDGYIGKFAKDDLAQELDMNEVHVRIWFQNRRARAKRQIKPTSSLFAHPIQSSEIRTAVAQSPAMETTIEKESRNYRKLFDLSNLQPSQSIINTGRCFELSKKVERQQNGLNSNPCYTRSHTTDIRKPEVDSLSSVAVSLDETSENTCKFSASDVSGVQGKPKLDTVSHQISVEAPGIVDKHASSPLMVYNVQKFSPTAVPRVLPVKENPREHCDDSHVKKTGTTHFLHVRPSRKVRKILPKPVLSPPRSERQGGGQPQDDDGCSNVPSPNEQLFHSGNSSMCLPHVPMSTQLPPMSVVPDEDTRVQEGFTGEITFEPKEHEHLNNSSRQEPSRSVDTTGIQHHVLDKDAFFSAMCELDTNWTPLPDDVAVMFNSYRDNSDCSGGVDITEATEPAVMEKNVYLPIRLC